From the Kitasatospora viridis genome, one window contains:
- a CDS encoding lysophospholipid acyltransferase family protein has protein sequence MAEFVYPPVIRAALGVFKALDVRLDIRGAEHVPATGGAVLVSNHISYLDFIFAGMGAYKVAKRKTRFMAKDDVFKHRISGPLMRGMKHIPVDRTDGQPAYDEAVRALKAGEVVGVFPEATISRSFMLKKFKTGAARMAADAGAPLLPVVLWGTQQLWTKGHPKTLTKRHVPVTIMVGEPIHLTPQDKPVMVTRRLRAAMTEMLERAQREYSGRPKGPEDTWWQPAHLGGTAPTPADAEALDEAEAAAKAARRAATPES, from the coding sequence GTGGCAGAGTTCGTGTACCCGCCGGTGATCCGCGCGGCGCTGGGCGTCTTCAAGGCGCTGGACGTGCGACTGGACATCCGGGGAGCCGAGCACGTGCCCGCCACCGGCGGCGCCGTGCTGGTCAGCAATCACATCAGCTACCTGGACTTCATCTTCGCCGGCATGGGCGCCTACAAGGTCGCCAAGCGCAAGACCCGGTTCATGGCCAAGGACGACGTCTTCAAGCACCGGATCTCCGGACCGCTGATGCGCGGCATGAAGCACATCCCGGTGGACCGCACCGACGGTCAGCCCGCCTACGACGAGGCGGTGCGGGCGCTGAAGGCCGGCGAGGTCGTCGGCGTCTTCCCCGAGGCCACCATCAGCCGCTCCTTCATGCTGAAGAAGTTCAAGACCGGCGCGGCCCGGATGGCTGCCGACGCCGGCGCCCCGCTGCTGCCGGTGGTGCTCTGGGGCACCCAGCAGCTGTGGACCAAGGGGCACCCGAAGACCCTGACCAAGCGGCACGTGCCGGTCACCATCATGGTCGGCGAGCCGATCCACCTGACCCCGCAGGACAAGCCGGTGATGGTCACCCGGCGGCTGCGGGCCGCGATGACCGAGATGCTGGAGCGCGCCCAGCGCGAGTACTCCGGCCGCCCGAAGGGCCCCGAGGACACCTGGTGGCAGCCCGCCCACCTCGGCGGCACCGCACCCACGCCGGCCGACGCGGAGGCGCTGGACGAGGCGGAGGCCGCCGCCAAGGCCGCCCGCCGGGCCGCCACCCCGGAGAGCTGA
- a CDS encoding thioredoxin family protein: protein MRVSAAELGPGVVLGERATLVQFSTAFCQPCRATRRVLAGAAALVPGVVHVEVDAEQRLELVRRLEVASTPTTLVLDAAGSVVKRAAGQPRRAEVLAALAVAVAPPGT from the coding sequence GTGCGGGTGTCGGCCGCCGAGTTGGGCCCGGGTGTGGTGCTCGGGGAGCGGGCCACCCTGGTGCAGTTCTCCACCGCCTTCTGCCAGCCCTGCCGGGCCACCCGGCGGGTGCTCGCCGGGGCGGCGGCTCTGGTGCCGGGGGTGGTGCACGTCGAGGTCGACGCCGAGCAGCGGCTGGAGCTGGTCCGCCGCCTGGAGGTTGCCAGTACGCCCACCACGCTGGTGCTGGACGCGGCTGGGTCCGTGGTGAAACGCGCCGCGGGGCAGCCCCGCAGGGCCGAGGTGCTGGCCGCGCTGGCCGTCGCCGTGGCGCCGCCCGGGACGTGA
- a CDS encoding electron transfer flavoprotein subunit beta/FixA family protein: MSLRIVVCVKYVPDATGDRRFADDTTTDRDAVDGLLSELDEYGVEQALRIAEANEGAEVTVLTVGGDDAKDALRKALSMGADKAVHVNDDDIHGSDVIATSAILAKALEKTGFDLVVCGMASTDGTMGVLPALLAERLGLPQVTLLSEVSVEAGTVKGRRDGDAATEQVEAALPAVVSVTDQSGEARYPSFKGIMAAKKKPVQTLDLDDLDIEADEVGLAGAWTAVETVTERPARTKGTIVKNEGEGGKQLAAFLAEQKFI; this comes from the coding sequence GTGAGCTTGAGGATCGTTGTCTGTGTGAAGTACGTGCCCGACGCGACCGGTGACCGTCGCTTCGCGGACGACACCACCACCGACCGGGACGCCGTGGACGGCCTCCTGTCGGAGCTCGACGAGTACGGCGTCGAGCAGGCGCTTCGGATCGCCGAGGCGAACGAGGGCGCCGAGGTGACCGTGCTCACCGTCGGCGGCGACGACGCCAAGGACGCCCTGCGCAAGGCCCTCTCGATGGGTGCCGACAAGGCCGTCCACGTCAACGACGACGACATCCACGGCTCGGACGTGATCGCCACCTCCGCGATCCTCGCCAAGGCCCTGGAGAAGACCGGCTTCGACCTGGTCGTCTGCGGCATGGCCTCCACCGACGGCACCATGGGCGTGCTGCCGGCCCTGCTGGCCGAGCGCCTGGGCCTGCCGCAGGTCACCCTGCTCTCCGAGGTCTCGGTCGAGGCCGGCACCGTCAAGGGCCGTCGTGACGGCGACGCCGCCACCGAGCAGGTCGAGGCCGCGCTGCCGGCCGTCGTCTCGGTGACCGACCAGTCCGGCGAGGCCCGCTACCCGTCCTTCAAGGGCATCATGGCCGCCAAGAAGAAGCCGGTTCAGACCCTGGACCTGGACGACCTGGACATCGAGGCCGACGAGGTCGGCCTGGCCGGCGCCTGGACCGCGGTGGAGACCGTCACCGAGCGTCCGGCCCGGACCAAGGGAACGATCGTCAAGAACGAGGGCGAGGGCGGCAAGCAGCTCGCCGCGTTCCTCGCCGAGCAGAAGTTCATCTGA
- a CDS encoding electron transfer flavoprotein subunit alpha/FixB family protein: MAEILVLVDHADGAVRKPALELLTIARRIGEPSAVVLGAGAAAADIAAKAAEFGAAKVYTVDADEFADFLVVPKVDALTQIAKASSAAAVLVTSSGEGKEIAARVALRLGSGIITDAVDLEAGADGTPLATQSVFAASFQVKSKITKGAPVITVKPNSAAPEAAPAAGAVEAVTVEFTGNAAKVTSRTPRVSTGRPELTEAAIVVSGGRGVGAAEGFGVVEELADALGAAVGASRAAVDAGWYPHSNQVGQTGKQVSPQLYIAAGISGAIQHRAGMQTSKTIVAVNKDEEAPIFELVDFGVVGDLFDVLPQLTGEVKARKG, from the coding sequence ATGGCTGAGATCCTGGTCCTCGTGGACCACGCCGACGGCGCCGTCCGCAAGCCCGCCCTGGAGCTGCTCACCATCGCCCGCCGGATCGGCGAGCCCTCCGCCGTCGTGCTCGGCGCCGGTGCGGCCGCCGCCGACATCGCCGCCAAGGCCGCCGAGTTCGGTGCCGCCAAGGTCTACACGGTTGACGCCGACGAGTTCGCCGACTTCCTGGTCGTCCCCAAGGTCGACGCGCTGACCCAGATCGCCAAGGCCTCCTCGGCCGCGGCCGTCCTGGTCACCTCCTCCGGCGAGGGCAAGGAGATCGCGGCCCGCGTCGCGCTGCGCCTGGGCTCGGGCATCATCACCGACGCGGTCGACCTGGAGGCCGGTGCCGACGGCACCCCGCTGGCCACCCAGTCGGTCTTCGCCGCCTCGTTCCAGGTGAAGTCCAAGATCACCAAGGGCGCGCCGGTGATCACCGTCAAGCCGAACTCCGCCGCCCCCGAGGCCGCCCCGGCCGCCGGCGCGGTCGAGGCCGTCACCGTCGAGTTCACCGGCAACGCCGCCAAGGTCACCTCGCGCACCCCGCGGGTCTCCACCGGCCGCCCGGAGCTGACCGAGGCCGCGATCGTGGTCTCCGGCGGCCGCGGCGTCGGTGCCGCCGAGGGCTTCGGCGTGGTCGAGGAGCTGGCCGACGCGCTCGGCGCGGCCGTCGGTGCCTCGCGCGCCGCGGTGGACGCCGGCTGGTACCCGCACAGCAACCAGGTCGGCCAGACCGGCAAGCAGGTCTCCCCGCAGCTGTACATCGCCGCGGGCATCTCCGGTGCGATCCAGCACCGGGCCGGCATGCAGACCTCGAAGACCATCGTCGCCGTCAACAAGGACGAGGAGGCGCCGATCTTCGAGCTGGTGGACTTCGGCGTCGTCGGCGACCTGTTCGACGTGCTGCCGCAGCTGACCGGCGAGGTCAAGGCGCGCAAGGGCTGA
- a CDS encoding AMP-binding protein: protein MNLLTALQDGRHDSHDALRIDGTALSREQLLGAAGAVAARVAGAKAFAVVARPDARTVAAVVGGLLAGVPVVPVPPDAGPVERAHILRDSGAELLAGGDGESGPAEVPVDLAERHDFAGPEPAPERPAFVLYTSGTTGPPKGALLSRAAVAADLDALAEAWGWTSEDTLVHGLPLFHVHGLVLGVLGALRHGSRLVHTGRPTPAAYAEAAGSLYFGVPTVWSRVVAEESAARALAGSRLLVSGSAPLPVPVFERLAALTGRAPIERYGMTETLITVSTRWDGERRPGSVGLPVAGVATRLVGEDGEPVPADGESVGELQVSGPTLFDGYLNRPDADAEVRTADGWFRTGDVATLGPDGFHRIVGRASVDLIKSGGFKIGAGEVEAALRDHPAVADAAVVGAPDPDLGQAVVAFVIPDGPVTGDQLTAFVAERLSVHKRPRRVVLVDELPRNAMGKVLKKRLLEG from the coding sequence GTGAACCTCTTGACGGCACTTCAGGACGGTCGGCACGACAGCCACGACGCGCTGCGGATCGACGGCACCGCGCTCAGTCGGGAGCAGCTGCTCGGCGCGGCTGGCGCGGTCGCGGCCCGGGTCGCGGGGGCGAAGGCGTTCGCGGTGGTGGCCCGGCCCGACGCGCGGACGGTGGCCGCGGTGGTCGGCGGGCTGCTGGCCGGGGTGCCGGTGGTGCCGGTGCCGCCGGACGCCGGCCCGGTGGAGCGGGCGCACATCCTGCGCGACTCGGGCGCCGAGCTGCTGGCCGGTGGTGACGGGGAGTCGGGGCCGGCCGAGGTGCCGGTGGACCTGGCCGAGCGGCACGACTTCGCCGGCCCGGAGCCCGCGCCCGAGCGGCCCGCCTTCGTGCTCTACACCTCCGGGACCACCGGGCCGCCGAAGGGCGCGCTGCTCTCCCGGGCGGCGGTGGCGGCCGACCTGGACGCGCTGGCCGAGGCCTGGGGCTGGACGTCCGAGGACACCCTGGTGCACGGCCTGCCGCTGTTCCACGTGCACGGCCTGGTGCTCGGCGTGCTGGGCGCGCTGCGGCACGGCAGCCGGCTGGTGCACACCGGCCGCCCGACCCCGGCCGCCTACGCCGAGGCGGCCGGCAGCCTCTACTTCGGGGTGCCGACGGTCTGGTCGCGGGTGGTGGCCGAGGAGTCGGCCGCCCGCGCGCTGGCGGGCTCCCGGCTGCTGGTCTCGGGCAGCGCGCCGCTGCCGGTGCCGGTGTTCGAGCGGCTGGCCGCGCTGACCGGACGGGCGCCGATCGAGCGGTACGGCATGACCGAGACCCTGATCACCGTCTCCACCCGGTGGGACGGCGAGCGCCGGCCCGGCAGCGTCGGCCTGCCGGTCGCGGGGGTGGCCACCCGGCTGGTCGGCGAGGACGGCGAGCCGGTGCCGGCCGACGGCGAGAGCGTGGGCGAGCTCCAGGTGAGCGGCCCGACGCTGTTCGACGGCTACCTCAACCGGCCGGATGCCGACGCCGAGGTGCGCACCGCGGACGGCTGGTTCCGCACCGGCGACGTGGCCACGCTCGGCCCGGACGGCTTCCATCGGATCGTCGGGCGCGCCTCGGTGGACCTGATCAAGAGCGGCGGCTTCAAGATCGGCGCGGGCGAGGTGGAGGCGGCGCTGCGCGACCACCCGGCGGTCGCGGACGCGGCGGTGGTCGGTGCGCCGGACCCGGACCTCGGCCAGGCGGTGGTCGCCTTCGTGATCCCGGACGGCCCGGTGACGGGGGATCAGCTGACGGCCTTCGTGGCCGAGCGGCTCTCCGTGCACAAGCGCCCGCGCCGGGTGGTGCTGGTGGACGAACTGCCCCGCAACGCCATGGGGAAGGTGCTGAAGAAGCGGCTGCTGGAGGGGTAG
- a CDS encoding NUDIX hydrolase, protein MIVWVNGTFGAGKTSACRELVELLPGSSLFDPAEVGAALRQLLPERRLAEVTDFQDLPSWRRLVPETAAALLSEVPGTLVVPMTLLREEYRDEIFGALAARGLTVHHFVLHAEETILRERITADRQGPAARRRRLDQLPAYRDAQPWLHRDAHVLDTAGLTPRQVAQTLAQLVKDGAARCPIVRSAPGGGDTVAAAVLLFDEQDRVLLVDPVYKPSWEFPGGVVEAGEAPTDAAVREVAEELGLNLEPAALRLLAVDWEPAVDGRRGGLRLVYDGGRVTPGQRAALRLPPDELRAWRAVTPAEAADLLPPNRHRRLTAALAARTGHAPRYLEAGTPAALGLPTG, encoded by the coding sequence GTGATCGTCTGGGTCAACGGGACATTCGGTGCGGGCAAGACGAGCGCCTGCCGGGAGCTGGTGGAGCTGTTGCCCGGCAGCAGCCTGTTCGACCCGGCGGAGGTCGGGGCGGCCCTGCGGCAGTTGCTGCCGGAGCGCAGACTCGCCGAGGTGACCGACTTCCAGGACCTGCCGTCCTGGCGCCGGCTGGTGCCCGAGACGGCGGCGGCCCTGCTCAGCGAGGTGCCGGGCACCCTGGTGGTGCCGATGACGCTGCTCCGCGAGGAGTACCGGGACGAGATCTTCGGCGCCCTGGCCGCCCGCGGGCTGACGGTGCATCACTTCGTGCTGCACGCTGAGGAAACGATTCTCCGCGAACGGATCACCGCCGACCGCCAGGGCCCCGCGGCCCGGCGCCGGCGGCTGGACCAGCTGCCCGCCTACCGGGACGCCCAGCCCTGGCTGCACCGCGACGCGCACGTGCTCGACACCGCCGGGCTGACCCCGCGTCAGGTCGCCCAGACCCTCGCCCAACTGGTCAAGGACGGCGCCGCCCGCTGCCCGATCGTGCGCAGCGCCCCCGGCGGCGGGGACACCGTGGCCGCCGCCGTGCTGCTCTTCGACGAGCAGGACCGGGTGCTGCTGGTCGACCCGGTCTACAAGCCCTCCTGGGAGTTCCCCGGCGGCGTGGTGGAGGCCGGCGAGGCGCCCACCGACGCCGCCGTCCGCGAGGTCGCCGAGGAACTCGGCCTGAACCTGGAACCGGCCGCGCTGCGGCTGCTCGCCGTCGACTGGGAACCCGCCGTCGACGGCCGGCGCGGCGGCCTGCGCCTGGTCTACGACGGCGGCCGGGTCACCCCCGGCCAGCGCGCCGCCCTGCGGCTCCCGCCGGACGAGCTGCGCGCCTGGCGCGCCGTCACCCCCGCCGAGGCCGCCGACCTGCTGCCGCCGAACCGCCACCGCCGCCTGACCGCCGCGCTGGCCGCCCGCACCGGCCACGCCCCGCGCTACCTGGAGGCCGGCACCCCCGCCGCGCTCGGGCTGCCGACGGGGTGA
- a CDS encoding DUF4184 family protein, with translation MPFTFSHPVAVLPLVRGLRGRGPLVASALVAGSMAPDLPFFAGAGYRALHRGHLAHRWWAVPTVDVALAGALLLGWRAALREPLLGLLPPQLAGPAATATAARGERPHPAAFVLSAAIGAATHVGLDAFTHRGGPGVRLVPALARPVAGVPLCTVLQYGGSALALVGLGRHLRGELGRIPPEDRLPVPAASRPRRAALAAAAVLGSARHLYRSPRTGLDHRIADACFGAGAGLTAGAAALTLADRLTARARYRPEAFG, from the coding sequence GTGCCGTTCACGTTCAGTCATCCGGTCGCCGTCCTGCCCCTGGTGCGCGGGCTGCGCGGGCGCGGGCCGCTGGTCGCCTCCGCGCTGGTGGCCGGGTCGATGGCGCCCGACCTGCCGTTCTTCGCCGGCGCCGGCTACCGCGCGCTGCACCGCGGCCACCTGGCGCACCGCTGGTGGGCGGTCCCGACGGTGGACGTGGCGCTGGCCGGCGCGCTGCTGCTCGGCTGGCGGGCGGCCCTGCGCGAGCCGCTGCTCGGGCTGCTCCCGCCGCAACTGGCCGGCCCCGCCGCGACCGCGACGGCGGCCCGGGGGGAGCGCCCGCACCCCGCGGCGTTCGTGCTCTCGGCCGCGATCGGCGCCGCCACGCACGTGGGCCTGGACGCCTTCACCCATCGCGGCGGGCCGGGCGTCCGCCTGGTCCCGGCGCTGGCCCGCCCGGTCGCGGGCGTGCCGCTGTGCACCGTGCTGCAGTACGGCGGGTCCGCGCTCGCCCTGGTCGGCCTCGGGCGCCACCTCCGCGGCGAACTCGGCCGGATCCCGCCCGAGGACCGGCTGCCCGTGCCGGCCGCCTCCCGGCCGCGCCGCGCCGCGCTCGCCGCGGCCGCCGTGCTCGGCTCCGCCCGGCACCTGTACCGCAGTCCCCGCACCGGCCTCGACCACCGGATCGCCGACGCCTGCTTCGGCGCAGGCGCCGGCCTGACCGCCGGTGCGGCCGCCCTCACCCTCGCCGACCGCCTCACGGCCCGCGCCCGCTACCGCCCCGAGGCCTTCGGCTGA
- a CDS encoding dipeptidase, whose translation MTETDLAAAVRALMPRARRELAELVAFPSIADPQLGLEQECRAAAEWVAEALRAEGLTDVRLLDTPDGTASVYGELLGVPGAPTVLLYSHYDVQPPLDEAAWDSPPFELTERDGRWYARGAADCKGNILMHLTALRALRETGGSLPVNLKVIVEGSEEQGTGGMEQYARANPELLAADAIVIGDVGNFAAGLPTAVASLRGVCDVYVEVRTLEGNLHSGQFGGAAPDALAALIRILDSLYDEHGATTVKGLPADQTWSGVSYPEDRFRADAKVLDGVRLIGTGEVADRLWARPAVTVLGIDVPAVLGSTGSVQAGARAKLSLRVPPGMDVLQAQATLIAHLESVAPWGVQLTATAGASGSAFSAETSGPVYEALKGAMRQAFGTDLAVAGMGGSIPLCSALRSLYPDTEIVLFGVEEPATQIHAVNESVDPEELERMTLGEALFLRDYAAAWGK comes from the coding sequence ATGACCGAAACCGACCTCGCCGCCGCCGTCCGCGCCCTGATGCCCAGGGCCCGGCGCGAACTCGCCGAACTGGTGGCCTTCCCCTCGATCGCCGACCCGCAGCTCGGGCTGGAGCAGGAGTGCCGGGCCGCGGCCGAGTGGGTCGCCGAGGCGCTGCGCGCGGAGGGTCTGACGGACGTTCGGCTGCTGGACACGCCCGACGGCACCGCCTCGGTCTACGGCGAGCTGCTCGGCGTCCCGGGCGCTCCCACCGTGCTGCTCTACTCGCACTACGACGTGCAGCCGCCGCTGGACGAGGCCGCCTGGGACAGCCCGCCGTTCGAGCTGACCGAGCGCGACGGCCGCTGGTACGCGCGCGGCGCCGCCGACTGCAAGGGCAACATCCTGATGCACCTGACGGCCCTGCGGGCGCTACGGGAGACCGGCGGGTCGCTGCCGGTCAACCTCAAGGTGATCGTCGAGGGTTCGGAGGAGCAGGGCACCGGCGGCATGGAGCAGTACGCCCGGGCCAACCCGGAGCTGCTCGCCGCCGACGCGATCGTGATCGGCGACGTCGGCAACTTCGCGGCCGGCCTGCCCACCGCCGTCGCCTCGCTGCGCGGCGTCTGCGACGTCTACGTCGAGGTCCGCACCCTGGAGGGCAACCTGCACTCCGGCCAGTTCGGCGGCGCCGCGCCGGACGCGCTGGCCGCCCTGATCCGGATCCTCGACTCGCTGTACGACGAGCACGGCGCCACCACGGTCAAGGGCCTGCCCGCCGACCAGACCTGGTCCGGCGTCAGCTACCCGGAGGACCGTTTCCGGGCCGACGCCAAGGTGCTGGACGGCGTGCGGCTGATCGGCACCGGCGAGGTGGCCGACCGGCTCTGGGCCCGCCCGGCCGTCACCGTGCTCGGCATCGACGTGCCGGCCGTGCTCGGCTCCACCGGCTCGGTGCAGGCCGGCGCCCGCGCCAAGCTGAGCCTGCGGGTGCCGCCGGGCATGGACGTGCTCCAGGCCCAGGCCACCCTGATCGCCCACCTGGAGTCGGTCGCGCCCTGGGGCGTCCAGCTCACCGCCACCGCCGGCGCCTCCGGCTCGGCGTTCAGCGCCGAGACCTCCGGCCCCGTCTACGAGGCCCTCAAGGGCGCGATGCGGCAGGCCTTCGGCACCGACCTCGCCGTCGCCGGCATGGGCGGCTCCATCCCGCTCTGCAGCGCGCTGCGCTCGCTCTACCCCGACACCGAGATCGTCCTGTTCGGCGTCGAGGAGCCGGCCACCCAGATCCACGCGGTGAACGAGAGCGTCGACCCCGAGGAGCTGGAGCGGATGACCCTCGGCGAGGCCCTGTTCCTGCGCGACTACGCGGCGGCCTGGGGCAAGTAG
- a CDS encoding geranylgeranyl reductase family protein, with protein MAVAVADEAVADGASGPDPLDGVWDVVVVGAGPAGSSAAHAAAVQGRRVLLLDKAEHPRYKTCGGGIIGPSRDSLPADFKIPFQDRVNAVTFALNGRYTFTRRSSRMLFGLVNRTEFDQRLAEAAEQAGAVLVSGVTVTGVEQGGPDRRTVAVTLADGRSVRARAVVGADGSASRIGRHVGVTFDQIDLGLEAEIPVPEQVARSWAGRIHLDWGPLPGSYGWVFPKTDSGTLTVGVISARGDGELTKRYLADYIRRLGLSGFTPAIESGHLTRCRAEDSPLSRGRVLVAGDAAGLLEPWTREGISYALRSGRLAGEWAVQVAEAGAPQDVRRQALNYAFAVKAGLGVEMRAGKVMLAAFERRPHLFHLAVCAIGPAWRAFAQTTQGHTTFAQILRQYRAARRLAAMASR; from the coding sequence GTGGCCGTCGCGGTCGCCGACGAGGCGGTTGCCGACGGGGCGTCAGGTCCGGACCCGCTCGACGGAGTCTGGGACGTCGTGGTGGTCGGCGCCGGGCCGGCCGGCAGTTCCGCGGCGCACGCCGCCGCCGTGCAGGGCCGCCGGGTGCTGCTCCTCGACAAGGCCGAGCACCCGCGCTACAAGACCTGCGGCGGCGGCATCATCGGCCCCTCCCGGGACAGCCTGCCGGCCGACTTCAAGATCCCGTTCCAGGACCGGGTGAACGCCGTCACCTTCGCGCTGAACGGCCGTTACACCTTCACCCGCCGCTCCTCCCGGATGCTGTTCGGCCTGGTCAACCGCACCGAGTTCGACCAGCGGCTGGCCGAGGCGGCCGAGCAGGCCGGCGCGGTGCTGGTCAGCGGGGTGACCGTGACCGGCGTCGAGCAGGGCGGGCCGGACCGGCGCACCGTCGCGGTGACGCTGGCCGACGGCCGCTCGGTGCGGGCCCGGGCCGTGGTCGGGGCGGACGGCAGCGCCAGCCGGATCGGCCGGCACGTGGGCGTCACCTTCGACCAGATCGACCTGGGCCTGGAGGCCGAGATCCCGGTGCCCGAGCAGGTGGCCCGCTCCTGGGCGGGGCGGATCCACCTGGACTGGGGGCCGCTGCCCGGCTCCTACGGCTGGGTCTTCCCGAAGACCGACTCCGGCACGCTGACCGTCGGGGTGATCTCGGCGCGCGGCGACGGCGAGCTGACCAAGCGTTACCTGGCCGACTACATCCGCCGGCTCGGCCTGTCCGGCTTCACCCCGGCCATCGAGTCCGGCCACCTGACGCGGTGCCGGGCCGAGGACTCGCCGCTCTCGCGCGGGCGGGTGCTGGTGGCCGGGGACGCGGCCGGGCTGCTGGAGCCGTGGACCCGCGAGGGCATCTCCTACGCGCTGCGCTCCGGCCGGCTGGCCGGCGAGTGGGCGGTGCAGGTCGCCGAGGCCGGCGCGCCGCAGGACGTGCGCCGGCAGGCGCTCAACTACGCGTTCGCGGTGAAGGCCGGGCTGGGCGTGGAGATGCGGGCCGGCAAGGTGATGCTGGCCGCCTTCGAGCGCCGGCCGCACCTGTTCCACCTGGCGGTCTGCGCGATCGGGCCGGCCTGGCGGGCGTTCGCCCAGACCACCCAGGGGCACACCACCTTCGCGCAGATCCTGCGCCAGTACCGGGCGGCCCGGCGGCTGGCGGCGATGGCCTCGCGCTGA
- a CDS encoding sensor histidine kinase — protein sequence MTGTPEEYRPGRPPWAGGRRAGWPVASSLAIAAVQLAGSFATVRHQVPPRHALDGFAVALLLAGPALLVLRRRRPAAVVAGTAAVLLLYLGGGYPYGPVFLSFAVAYCVAVRSGRRRAAWLSLGGVWLGHLLLAFVVPTSALRGAGHDGWWQELGVSALALLLAAVAELFRFRHERVAAHRAAAQEAARRRADEERLRMARELHDILAHSISLIHLQAGVALELIDDQPEQARAALVTIKAASKEALGEVRQVLGTLRGPGAAAPRRPAPGLDRLPELAEQAAEAGLAVELRTAGDARELPAGVGLAAFRIVQEALTNVIRHSAARSAEVLLDWSAPDALTVRVTDPGPAAQPEPAEPAGGGNGLPGMRERCAALGGELTAGPWQGGFRVTARLPERGAATREADG from the coding sequence ATGACCGGCACCCCGGAGGAGTACCGGCCCGGGCGCCCGCCGTGGGCGGGTGGCCGGCGGGCCGGGTGGCCGGTGGCCTCCTCGTTGGCGATCGCGGCGGTGCAACTCGCCGGCAGCTTCGCCACGGTCCGCCACCAGGTGCCGCCCCGGCACGCGCTGGACGGCTTCGCCGTGGCGCTGCTGCTCGCCGGGCCGGCCCTGCTGGTGCTGCGCCGGCGCCGGCCGGCGGCGGTGGTGGCCGGGACGGCCGCGGTGCTGCTGCTCTACCTGGGCGGCGGCTACCCGTACGGCCCGGTCTTCCTGAGCTTCGCGGTCGCCTACTGCGTGGCGGTGCGCTCCGGACGGCGGCGGGCGGCCTGGCTGAGCCTGGGCGGGGTCTGGCTGGGGCACCTGCTGCTCGCCTTCGTGGTGCCGACCAGTGCGCTGCGCGGGGCCGGGCACGACGGCTGGTGGCAGGAGCTGGGCGTCAGCGCGCTGGCGCTGCTGCTCGCCGCGGTGGCCGAGCTGTTCCGGTTCCGGCACGAGCGGGTGGCCGCGCACCGGGCCGCCGCGCAGGAGGCCGCGCGGCGCCGGGCGGACGAGGAGCGGCTGCGGATGGCCCGCGAGCTGCACGACATCCTGGCGCACAGCATCTCGCTGATCCACCTCCAGGCGGGGGTGGCGCTGGAGCTGATCGACGATCAGCCCGAGCAGGCCCGGGCCGCGCTGGTCACCATCAAGGCGGCCAGCAAGGAGGCGCTGGGCGAGGTGCGGCAGGTGCTGGGCACGCTGCGCGGGCCCGGGGCGGCGGCGCCGCGCCGCCCGGCGCCCGGCCTGGACCGGCTGCCGGAGCTGGCCGAGCAGGCGGCGGAGGCGGGCCTGGCGGTGGAGCTGCGGACCGCCGGCGACGCCCGCGAACTGCCGGCGGGGGTCGGGTTGGCGGCGTTCCGGATCGTCCAGGAGGCGCTGACCAACGTGATCCGGCACTCGGCGGCCCGCAGCGCCGAGGTGCTGCTCGACTGGAGCGCGCCGGACGCGCTGACGGTGCGGGTGACCGACCCCGGCCCGGCCGCCCAGCCCGAGCCCGCCGAACCGGCGGGCGGCGGCAACGGGCTGCCGGGGATGCGGGAGCGGTGCGCGGCGCTGGGCGGCGAGCTGACCGCCGGGCCGTGGCAGGGCGGGTTCCGGGTGACCGCCCGGCTCCCGGAGCGCGGGGCGGCGACGCGGGAGGCCGACGGATGA
- a CDS encoding response regulator, whose product MIKVLLADDQALVRAGFRALLDAQPDVTVVGEAEDGAAAVRLAGELRPDVVLMDIRMPGTDGLEATRRIGARPELAGVRVVVLTTFELDEYVFEALRAGAAGFLVKDTEPADLLRAVRVVAAGDALLSPGVTRRLIGEFAARSKAPDEHAGPSLEVLTGREREVLTLVGMGLSNDEIARRLVVSPLTAKTHVSRTMVKLAARDRAQLVVLAYESGLVRPGWLG is encoded by the coding sequence ATGATCAAGGTGTTGCTGGCGGACGACCAGGCGCTGGTGCGGGCGGGCTTCCGCGCGCTGCTGGACGCCCAGCCGGACGTGACGGTGGTGGGCGAGGCCGAGGACGGTGCGGCGGCGGTGCGCCTGGCCGGCGAACTGCGGCCCGACGTGGTGCTGATGGACATCCGGATGCCCGGCACGGACGGGCTGGAGGCGACCCGGCGGATCGGTGCCCGCCCGGAGCTGGCCGGGGTGCGGGTGGTGGTGCTGACCACCTTCGAGCTGGACGAGTACGTCTTCGAGGCGCTGCGCGCGGGCGCGGCCGGCTTCCTGGTGAAGGACACCGAGCCGGCCGACCTGCTGCGCGCGGTGCGGGTGGTGGCGGCGGGGGACGCGCTGCTCTCGCCGGGGGTGACCCGGCGGCTGATCGGCGAGTTCGCGGCCCGCTCCAAGGCGCCGGACGAGCACGCGGGGCCCTCGCTGGAGGTGCTGACGGGCCGTGAGCGGGAGGTGCTGACGCTGGTCGGCATGGGCCTGTCCAACGACGAGATCGCCCGGCGCCTGGTGGTCAGCCCGCTCACCGCGAAGACCCACGTGAGCCGCACCATGGTCAAGCTCGCCGCCCGGGACCGGGCGCAACTGGTGGTGCTGGCCTACGAGTCCGGGTTGGTCCGGCCGGGCTGGCTGGGCTGA